A single Bacillus sp. HMF5848 DNA region contains:
- a CDS encoding phosphatidate cytidylyltransferase: protein MQSVLWILSVIFIVLTTATIIFYMLQKKSTTKDFSELLLKVKTWWGMFVIFTVATLFTPVVSLISLMILCFFALKEYFSMIKSRKADRRLFLWAYLAIPIQFYWIYTGWYGMFIVFIPVYVFLLLPLPRLLNKGTIGFLRSVSSTQWGLMLMVFGLSHLAYYQVANPQYGGSLILFLVVLTQVSDVVQYITSLYIGKRKVVPTSNPNITWEGYLFATIVTTIVSYSLYPFLTPLDRTFGVLSGVLVSTSAFLGSLTISVLKRDLLIGDEEKQLKLKESYLNRIDSLTYTSPIFFHVIRYFFEFM, encoded by the coding sequence ATGCAATCAGTTCTTTGGATTTTATCTGTTATATTTATTGTTCTTACAACTGCAACAATCATTTTTTATATGTTGCAAAAAAAATCAACAACTAAAGATTTCTCTGAATTATTACTTAAAGTGAAAACCTGGTGGGGCATGTTTGTTATCTTTACTGTGGCCACCTTATTTACACCTGTTGTGTCTCTTATATCTCTTATGATACTATGTTTTTTTGCCTTAAAAGAATACTTTTCCATGATAAAATCAAGAAAAGCAGACAGACGCTTGTTTTTATGGGCGTATTTAGCTATTCCTATACAATTTTATTGGATTTACACTGGCTGGTATGGCATGTTTATTGTTTTTATCCCAGTATACGTTTTCTTACTGCTCCCTTTACCAAGATTGCTTAACAAAGGTACCATTGGGTTTCTTAGGTCCGTAAGCTCCACACAATGGGGGCTTATGCTTATGGTATTTGGTTTAAGTCACCTAGCTTATTACCAAGTTGCCAATCCCCAATACGGGGGAAGCTTAATATTATTTTTAGTAGTACTAACACAAGTCAGTGATGTTGTGCAGTACATAACATCTCTTTACATTGGCAAACGCAAGGTTGTCCCAACCTCTAATCCTAATATTACGTGGGAAGGGTATTTATTCGCTACGATCGTTACAACTATTGTATCATACAGCTTATATCCCTTTTTAACTCCATTAGATAGGACATTTGGTGTTTTATCTGGAGTATTAGTTAGTACTTCAGCCTTTTTAGGAAGCTTAACAATTTCAGTTTTAAAACGCGACTTGCTGATTGGTGATGAGGAAAAGCAGCTAAAGCTTAAAGAGAGCTATTTAAATCGCATTGACAGTTTAACATACACTTCTCCTATATTTTTTCATGTCATCCGATATTTTTTTGAGTTTATGTAA
- the speD gene encoding adenosylmethionine decarboxylase produces MKLTPKEIVELHGFNNLTKSLSFNMFDICYTRTQEEREAYINYIDEVYSADRLQKILSHVTEIIGAHILNIAKQDYEPQGASVTMLVSEGPVHEAKPEHFEESPGPIPQGSFVVGTLDKSHITVHTYPEYHPTAGISTFRADIDVSTCGEISPLKALNYLIHSFETDVMTIDYRVRGFTRDVTGHKLFIDHDINSIQNYIPDDVQEYYDMIDVNVYQENIFHTKCKLRNFDLNNYLFGYTKDTLSKEEQETIARQIKLEMDEIFYGKNISRDI; encoded by the coding sequence ATGAAGTTAACACCGAAGGAAATTGTTGAATTACATGGGTTTAATAATCTAACTAAGTCCTTAAGCTTTAATATGTTTGATATTTGTTACACAAGAACACAAGAAGAGAGAGAAGCATATATCAATTATATTGATGAGGTGTATAGCGCCGATCGATTGCAAAAGATTTTAAGTCATGTAACGGAAATTATTGGAGCTCATATTTTAAATATTGCGAAGCAGGATTATGAGCCGCAAGGTGCTAGTGTAACAATGCTCGTATCAGAAGGACCTGTCCATGAAGCAAAGCCAGAGCATTTTGAGGAGTCGCCTGGACCTATTCCACAAGGTTCATTTGTGGTAGGTACGTTAGATAAAAGTCATATAACTGTGCATACATATCCAGAATATCATCCTACTGCTGGCATTAGTACATTTCGCGCCGATATTGATGTTTCAACTTGTGGGGAAATATCACCTTTAAAGGCTTTAAATTATTTAATTCACTCGTTTGAAACGGATGTAATGACTATTGACTATAGAGTTCGAGGTTTCACGAGAGATGTTACTGGTCATAAGCTTTTTATTGATCATGATATCAATTCAATTCAAAATTATATTCCAGATGATGTTCAAGAGTATTATGATATGATTGATGTGAATGTGTATCAAGAGAATATCTTTCATACTAAGTGCAAGCTAAGAAATTTTGATTTAAACAATTACTTATTTGGATATACGAAAGATACATTATCGAAGGAAGAACAGGAAACTATTGCTAGACAAATTAAGCTGGAGATGGATGAAATATTCTACGGAAAAAATATTTCACGAGATATTTAA